A single window of Oncorhynchus gorbuscha isolate QuinsamMale2020 ecotype Even-year unplaced genomic scaffold, OgorEven_v1.0 Un_scaffold_12781, whole genome shotgun sequence DNA harbors:
- the LOC124030588 gene encoding uncharacterized protein LOC124030588 isoform X2 — MPVRIWAYKLACPQSGCRGTLCKAGLYKTIRRVLDIDRWYLMATEYLECGRCKKKVAGWSRDLVSQLDAQHRCQFPAILTYKLSCDLRVVRMLRSRTLGNSASQTYSKLCESHSESWMRRCIQYLGVCKQFLALGIGRQFTDPPEMPPVPSPVWLLTVYSHDVLSRLDEVKARVTSVFGSILKMDSTKKVTKKLAGTAADTAAWVTNVGNEHGQVLVSVLTAGEGEGLLPMAAGLMERYRLAGVAPPKLMYVDRDCCSSFGGSKTAAMYNDWDQLVVRLDIWHLMRRFASGVTTESHQLYGPFMRQLSACIFEWDAGDVCRLLEAKRSELEGKHGMVGLTEAEVSKKIGRKEIALHCRRRTRGAAATEVLLLDLLETFNSEKGLDTLGIPLLDSSRIQAIWKEQRRHLHCIQDPPGVQLYTETGKITKGGVMLPVYRCARGSTSLESFHLHLNRFIPGTRANAMHFQAFLLDGLMRWNEDRAQAAVEGKNRKPLLSYSGHLQHILNLSSQIVLGKDQVKDYSKPSEYTGELLGVEYLYSQTGRVLQDVSGDPDLPEEAAVEQLDEEDEGFQEEDVDQTVHIPHVTPMSAPSSSSAAPLSWGPADAPRSGPSSPTTPEDGSSPEAPGRHSSPHPDHSSDSEEETKGPDAMPGYQHVRRLARALVGVRNRQGLSDRRVDGLVALWQVLPDFDKQRLIYPARHQERIVQGRFKATKGKSSIILGKDSLQRRLVEAICSQLCQIHPSATQSAGVKKSRWALILADYVAIREAVLNSPRLMAQTNLQLFELNQRTISQWYSRRQKERERMVLQQGMGLAAAPSVTTQPLPAAKPLHFKQEGIRAPFPFPTPPSPPVPRQTIQQGEPAHAPILPAHLEQQPPALPGPSPAQGPQTGCSSPSPVSRTTAWRRRKRIAADTEEGTAGKRRQSEHYVCSKCGLPKRRETGHSHFGGVGFCSVAAGGKDVAQWLAEMKDAKGRGDGH, encoded by the exons ATGCCCGTACGCATATGGGCATACAAGCTGGCATGTCCCCAGTCTGGGTGCAGAGGCACACTGTGCAAGGCTGGACTCTACAAGACCATCCGGAGGGTCTTGGACATTGACCGCTGGTATCTCATGGCCACTGAGTACCTGGAATGCGGCCGGTGTAAGAAGAAGGTCGCGGGGTGGTCACGGGACCTTGTCAGTCAGCTGGACGCTCAGCATCGCTGCCAGTTTCCAGCAATATTGACATACAA gctgtCCTGTGACCTGCGGGTTGTGAGGATGCTGAGGTCGCGCACTTTGGGGAACAGTGCGTCACAGACCTACAGCAAGCTGTGTGAAAGTCACAGCGAGTCCTGGATGCGGCGTTGTATACAGTACCTCGGGGTGTGCAAGCAGTTTCTGGCATTGGGCATTGGGCGGCAGTTCACTGATCCACCGGAGATGCCCCCGGTGCCCTCACCCGTCTGGCTTCTGACCGTCTACAGCCATGACGTGCTATCGCGGCTGGACGAGGTGAAGGCCAGGGTCACCTCCGTCTTTGGGTCCATCTTAAAGATGGACTCTACCAAGAAG gtgacTAAAAAGCTTGCGGGTACCGCTGCAGACACAGCCGCCTGGGTTACCAACGTCGGTAACGAGCATGGGCAGGTCCTCGTCAGTGTCCTCACTGCCGGTGAGGGCGAGGGCCTGCTCCCCATGGCGGCTGGTCTCATGGAACGGTACCGGCTCGCCGGGGTGGCGCCCCCCAAGCTCATGTACGTGGACCGAGACTGCTGCTCCAGCTTCGGCGGATCAAAGACAGCTGCCATGTACAATGACTGGGACCAGCTGGTGGTTCGGCTGGACATCTGGCACCTGATGCGGCGGTTCGCGTCAGGTGTCACCACTGAGAGCCACCAGCTCTACGGTCCCTTCATGCGGCAGCTGTCAGCCTGCATCTTTGAGTGGGATGCAGGCGATGTCTGCCGACTGCTGGAGGCCAAGAGGTCTGAGCTGGAGGGGAAGCACGGGATGGTCGGCCTCACCGAGGCAGAGGTTTCGAAGAAAATCGGCAGGAAGGAGATTGCGCTTCACTGCCGGCGTCGTACGCGTGGAGCTGCGGCGACAGAAGTCCTTCTCCTTGACCTCCTCGAGACCTTCAACAGCGAGAAGGGTCTCGACACCCTGGGCATCCCGTTGCTGGACTCCAGCCGCATTCAGGCGATCTGGAAAGAGCAGAGGCGCCACCTCCACTGCATACAGGACCCACCCGGTGTACAGCTGTACACAGAGACCGGCAAAATCACCAAGGGCGGCGTGATGTTGCCGGTTTATCGCTGCGCACGGGGCTCCACATCCTTGGAGTCATTCCATCTCCACCTCAACCGGTTCATCCCAG GTACCAGGGCAAATGCAATGCATTTCCAGGCATTCCTGTTGGATGGACTGATGAGGTGGAACGAGGACCGTGCGCAGGCAGCAGTGGAGGGGAAGAACAGGAAGCCCCTGCTCTCCTACAGTGGCCACCTGCAGCACATCCTTAACCTTAGCAGCCAAATTGTGCTGGGCAAGGATCAGGTTAAGGACTACTCCAAGCCTAGCGAGTACACAG gGGAACTCCTCGGAGTGGAGTACCTGTACTCGCAGACTGGCAGAGTGCTGCAGGATGTCAGCGGGGACCCTGACCTTCCGGAAGAGGCCGCCGTCGAGCAGCTCGACGAGGAGGACGAGGGCTTTCAGGAGGAGGATGTAGACCAGACAGTCCACATCCCTCACGTCACTCCTATGAGCGCCCCGTCCTCCAGCTCAGCAGCACCTCTGTCATGGGGACCTGCTGACGCACCCAGGTCTGGGCCATCCAGCCCCACCACCCCTGAAGACGGAAGCTCTCCTGAGGCCCCTGGTCGACACAGTTCTCCTCACCCTGACCACTCCTCTGATTCAGAG GAGGAGACTAAAGGTCCTGATGCAATGCCAGGCTACCAGCATGTCCGCAGGCTTGCCAGGGCCTTGGTGGGGGTGAGGAACCGTCAGGGGTTGTCGGACCGCAGGGTAGACGGTCTGGTGGCACTGTGGCAGGTGCTGCCAGACTTCGACAAACAGCGTTTGATCTACCCTGCCCGACACCAAGAGAGGATCGTTCAGGGGCGGTTCAAGGCAACGAAGGGGAAGTCGTCCATTATCCTAGGAAAAGACTCTCTCCAACG CCGTTTGGTGGAGGCCATTTGCAGTCAGCTCTGCCAAATCCATCCCAGCGCCACGCAGTCTGCCGGCGTCAAGAAGAGCAGGTGGGCGCTCATTCTGGCAGACTACGTGGCCATCAGGGAGGCAGTGCTGAACAGCCCGAGGTTGATGGCCCAGACCAACCTTCAGCTCTTTGAGCTGAATCAAAGGACCATCAGTCAGTG gTATTCCCGGCgtcagaaggagagggagaggatggtgCTGCAGCAGGGAATGGGGCTCGCTGCTGCCCCCAGCGTcaccacccagcccctccctGCAGCCAAGCCCCTCCACTTCAAGCAGGAGGGAATCAGGGCACCCTTCCCTTTCCCTACGCCACCCTCCCCCCCGGTCCCACGCCAAACCATCCAGCAAGGAGAGCCCGCCCACGCGCCCATTCTGCCAGCCCACCTGGAGCAACAACCCCCCGCACTTCCCGGACCCTCCCCAGCCCAAGGACCACAGACGGGCTGCTCTTCACCTTCTCCAGTGTCAAGGACAACggcttggaggaggaggaagaggattgCGGCGGACACAGAGGAGGGGACAGCCGGGAAGAGAAGGCAAAGTGAGCATTACGTCTGCTCCAAATGCGGATTGCCGAAGCGACGGGAGACTGGCCACAGCCACTTCGGCGGTGTGGGGTTCTGCTCTGTTGCTGCTGGGGGCAAGGACGTGGCCCAGTGGCTGGCGGAAATGAAGGACGCTAAGGGGCGAGGTGATGGACACTGA
- the LOC124030588 gene encoding uncharacterized protein LOC124030588 isoform X1: MPVRIWAYKLACPQSGCRGTLCKAGLYKTIRRVLDIDRWYLMATEYLECGRCKKKVAGWSRDLVSQLDAQHRCQFPAILTYKLSCDLRVVRMLRSRTLGNSASQTYSKLCESHSESWMRRCIQYLGVCKQFLALGIGRQFTDPPEMPPVPSPVWLLTVYSHDVLSRLDEVKARVTSVFGSILKMDSTKKVTKKLAGTAADTAAWVTNVGNEHGQVLVSVLTAGEGEGLLPMAAGLMERYRLAGVAPPKLMYVDRDCCSSFGGSKTAAMYNDWDQLVVRLDIWHLMRRFASGVTTESHQLYGPFMRQLSACIFEWDAGDVCRLLEAKRSELEGKHGMVGLTEAEVSKKIGRKEIALHCRRRTRGAAATEVLLLDLLETFNSEKGLDTLGIPLLDSSRIQAIWKEQRRHLHCIQDPPGVQLYTETGKITKGGVMLPVYRCARGSTSLESFHLHLNRFIPGTRANAMHFQAFLLDGLMRWNEDRAQAAVEGKNRKPLLSYSGHLQHILNLSSQIVLGKDQVKDYSKPSEYTGELLGVEYLYSQTGRVLQDVSGDPDLPEEAAVEQLDEEDEGFQEEDVDQTVHIPHVTPMSAPSSSSAAPLSWGPADAPRSGPSSPTTPEDGSSPEAPGRHSSPHPDHSSDSEEETKGPDAMPGYQHVRRLARALVGVRNRQGLSDRRVDGLVALWQVLPDFDKQRLIYPARHQERIVQGRFKATKGKSSIILGKDSLQRCLLGLNSGPANWPGTSRLVEAICSQLCQIHPSATQSAGVKKSRWALILADYVAIREAVLNSPRLMAQTNLQLFELNQRTISQWYSRRQKERERMVLQQGMGLAAAPSVTTQPLPAAKPLHFKQEGIRAPFPFPTPPSPPVPRQTIQQGEPAHAPILPAHLEQQPPALPGPSPAQGPQTGCSSPSPVSRTTAWRRRKRIAADTEEGTAGKRRQSEHYVCSKCGLPKRRETGHSHFGGVGFCSVAAGGKDVAQWLAEMKDAKGRGDGH, translated from the exons ATGCCCGTACGCATATGGGCATACAAGCTGGCATGTCCCCAGTCTGGGTGCAGAGGCACACTGTGCAAGGCTGGACTCTACAAGACCATCCGGAGGGTCTTGGACATTGACCGCTGGTATCTCATGGCCACTGAGTACCTGGAATGCGGCCGGTGTAAGAAGAAGGTCGCGGGGTGGTCACGGGACCTTGTCAGTCAGCTGGACGCTCAGCATCGCTGCCAGTTTCCAGCAATATTGACATACAA gctgtCCTGTGACCTGCGGGTTGTGAGGATGCTGAGGTCGCGCACTTTGGGGAACAGTGCGTCACAGACCTACAGCAAGCTGTGTGAAAGTCACAGCGAGTCCTGGATGCGGCGTTGTATACAGTACCTCGGGGTGTGCAAGCAGTTTCTGGCATTGGGCATTGGGCGGCAGTTCACTGATCCACCGGAGATGCCCCCGGTGCCCTCACCCGTCTGGCTTCTGACCGTCTACAGCCATGACGTGCTATCGCGGCTGGACGAGGTGAAGGCCAGGGTCACCTCCGTCTTTGGGTCCATCTTAAAGATGGACTCTACCAAGAAG gtgacTAAAAAGCTTGCGGGTACCGCTGCAGACACAGCCGCCTGGGTTACCAACGTCGGTAACGAGCATGGGCAGGTCCTCGTCAGTGTCCTCACTGCCGGTGAGGGCGAGGGCCTGCTCCCCATGGCGGCTGGTCTCATGGAACGGTACCGGCTCGCCGGGGTGGCGCCCCCCAAGCTCATGTACGTGGACCGAGACTGCTGCTCCAGCTTCGGCGGATCAAAGACAGCTGCCATGTACAATGACTGGGACCAGCTGGTGGTTCGGCTGGACATCTGGCACCTGATGCGGCGGTTCGCGTCAGGTGTCACCACTGAGAGCCACCAGCTCTACGGTCCCTTCATGCGGCAGCTGTCAGCCTGCATCTTTGAGTGGGATGCAGGCGATGTCTGCCGACTGCTGGAGGCCAAGAGGTCTGAGCTGGAGGGGAAGCACGGGATGGTCGGCCTCACCGAGGCAGAGGTTTCGAAGAAAATCGGCAGGAAGGAGATTGCGCTTCACTGCCGGCGTCGTACGCGTGGAGCTGCGGCGACAGAAGTCCTTCTCCTTGACCTCCTCGAGACCTTCAACAGCGAGAAGGGTCTCGACACCCTGGGCATCCCGTTGCTGGACTCCAGCCGCATTCAGGCGATCTGGAAAGAGCAGAGGCGCCACCTCCACTGCATACAGGACCCACCCGGTGTACAGCTGTACACAGAGACCGGCAAAATCACCAAGGGCGGCGTGATGTTGCCGGTTTATCGCTGCGCACGGGGCTCCACATCCTTGGAGTCATTCCATCTCCACCTCAACCGGTTCATCCCAG GTACCAGGGCAAATGCAATGCATTTCCAGGCATTCCTGTTGGATGGACTGATGAGGTGGAACGAGGACCGTGCGCAGGCAGCAGTGGAGGGGAAGAACAGGAAGCCCCTGCTCTCCTACAGTGGCCACCTGCAGCACATCCTTAACCTTAGCAGCCAAATTGTGCTGGGCAAGGATCAGGTTAAGGACTACTCCAAGCCTAGCGAGTACACAG gGGAACTCCTCGGAGTGGAGTACCTGTACTCGCAGACTGGCAGAGTGCTGCAGGATGTCAGCGGGGACCCTGACCTTCCGGAAGAGGCCGCCGTCGAGCAGCTCGACGAGGAGGACGAGGGCTTTCAGGAGGAGGATGTAGACCAGACAGTCCACATCCCTCACGTCACTCCTATGAGCGCCCCGTCCTCCAGCTCAGCAGCACCTCTGTCATGGGGACCTGCTGACGCACCCAGGTCTGGGCCATCCAGCCCCACCACCCCTGAAGACGGAAGCTCTCCTGAGGCCCCTGGTCGACACAGTTCTCCTCACCCTGACCACTCCTCTGATTCAGAG GAGGAGACTAAAGGTCCTGATGCAATGCCAGGCTACCAGCATGTCCGCAGGCTTGCCAGGGCCTTGGTGGGGGTGAGGAACCGTCAGGGGTTGTCGGACCGCAGGGTAGACGGTCTGGTGGCACTGTGGCAGGTGCTGCCAGACTTCGACAAACAGCGTTTGATCTACCCTGCCCGACACCAAGAGAGGATCGTTCAGGGGCGGTTCAAGGCAACGAAGGGGAAGTCGTCCATTATCCTAGGAAAAGACTCTCTCCAACG TTGCCTTCTCGGACTCAACTCGGGCCCTGCAAATTGGCCGGGCACCAGCCGTTTGGTGGAGGCCATTTGCAGTCAGCTCTGCCAAATCCATCCCAGCGCCACGCAGTCTGCCGGCGTCAAGAAGAGCAGGTGGGCGCTCATTCTGGCAGACTACGTGGCCATCAGGGAGGCAGTGCTGAACAGCCCGAGGTTGATGGCCCAGACCAACCTTCAGCTCTTTGAGCTGAATCAAAGGACCATCAGTCAGTG gTATTCCCGGCgtcagaaggagagggagaggatggtgCTGCAGCAGGGAATGGGGCTCGCTGCTGCCCCCAGCGTcaccacccagcccctccctGCAGCCAAGCCCCTCCACTTCAAGCAGGAGGGAATCAGGGCACCCTTCCCTTTCCCTACGCCACCCTCCCCCCCGGTCCCACGCCAAACCATCCAGCAAGGAGAGCCCGCCCACGCGCCCATTCTGCCAGCCCACCTGGAGCAACAACCCCCCGCACTTCCCGGACCCTCCCCAGCCCAAGGACCACAGACGGGCTGCTCTTCACCTTCTCCAGTGTCAAGGACAACggcttggaggaggaggaagaggattgCGGCGGACACAGAGGAGGGGACAGCCGGGAAGAGAAGGCAAAGTGAGCATTACGTCTGCTCCAAATGCGGATTGCCGAAGCGACGGGAGACTGGCCACAGCCACTTCGGCGGTGTGGGGTTCTGCTCTGTTGCTGCTGGGGGCAAGGACGTGGCCCAGTGGCTGGCGGAAATGAAGGACGCTAAGGGGCGAGGTGATGGACACTGA